Genomic DNA from Rana temporaria chromosome 1, aRanTem1.1, whole genome shotgun sequence:
TGTGGAGTTCAGAAAGTTCTTCCGTGGTCAGCTCCTCCCTATGTTCCTCAACAAGCTCTTCCACATCAGCACCATCAACGTCCAGACCCATACTCTTGCCCATGGACACAATTTCCTCCACTACCTCAGCATCAGGCACTTCAATGTCATGTTCACGTTCAGCGACACATTCTGGCCACAGTTTCCTCCAGGCTGAATTTAGGGTTCGGGGAGTGACCTCTTCCCAGGCTTTGTCAATGAGGTTAATGCAGTGGGCAACATTGAAATGTttcttccagaagtctttcaaagTCAAGGATGTCTCTTCAGTGACATTAAAACACCTAGTGAAGAGCGCCTTTGTGTACAGCTTCTTGAAGTTGCAGATGACTTGCTGGTCCATAGGCTGCAGAAGTGGTGTTGTGTTGGGGGGGAGGAACTTTACCTTGATGAAGTCATACTCAGCATCCATATCATCCACCAAGGCTGGAGGGTGTGCCGGGGCATTGTCCATCAGAAGAAGGCACCTTTCAGGCAGCTGGTTATCAGAAAGATATTTTCTGACGGTGGGTGCAAACACCTCGTGCAGCCATTCCATAAACAATTGCCTTGTGACCCAAGCTTTGGCATTGGCTCTCCACATGACGGGCAGTCTGGCCTTGTTCACATTTTGTTCCCTAAATGCACGAGGGGTCTGAGAATGGTACACCAGTAGTGGTTTAATTTTCAGATCGGCGCTTGCGTTGGCACACAGCAAAAGGGTCAATCTGTCCTTCATGGGCTTGTGCCCTGGTAGTGCCTTTTCCTCCTGCGTGATATAGGTTCTGTTcggcatttttttccagaagagcCCTGTTTCATCACAGTTGAACACTTGTTGAGGGACGTATCCTTCTGTCTTCATGAATTCCGCAAAGTCTAACTTGTAGGCTTCTGCTGCGGCCTTGTCAGAACTGGAAGCCTCACCATGTCTAATCACACTGTGGATGCCACTTCTCCTGCGGAATTTTTCAAACCACCCCCTACTGGCTTTAAATTCGTCACTTGCTGCAGTTGTAGAGGGGCTTCTTTGCAGTAAATCACTGTGCAATTTCCTGGCTTTCTCACAGATCATAGCTTCACTAACGCTATCACCTGCCAGCTGTTTCTCATTCAACCACACAAGCAAAAGTTTTTCCACCTCTTCCAGCACTTGCGTCCTCTGCTTGGTTAACATTGTTACTCCTTTTGCAACATCAGCTCCTTTGATGGCGGCTTTGTTTTTCAGAATAGTCGAGATTGTTGACTT
This window encodes:
- the LOC120942762 gene encoding tigger transposable element-derived protein 1-like; its protein translation is MAKSTISTILKNKAAIKGADVAKGVTMLTKQRTQVLEEVEKLLLVWLNEKQLAGDSVSEAMICEKARKLHSDLLQRSPSTTAASDEFKASRGWFEKFRRRSGIHSVIRHGEASSSDKAAAEAYKLDFAEFMKTEGYVPQQVFNCDETGLFWKKMPNRTYITQEEKALPGHKPMKDRLTLLLCANASADLKIKPLLVYHSQTPRAFREQNVNKARLPVMWRANAKAWVTRQLFMEWLHEVFAPTVRKYLSDNQLPERCLLLMDNAPAHPPALVDDMDAEYDFIKVKFLPPNTTPLLQPMDQQVICNFKKLYTKALFTRCFNVTEETSLTLKDFWKKHFNVAHCINLIDKAWEEVTPRTLNSAWRKLWPECVAEREHDIEVPDAEVVEEIVSMGKSMGLDVDGADVEELVEEHREELTTEELSELHSEQQKALLEEHSTEEEEEREEVSSDAIKSIMQKWNECHDFFEKHHPNITVVNRVLNLMNDNVVSHFRRVMQRRKRQVTLDRFFSKTEPAARRQRREETPEGDPPDVLMEGDSPSKQ